The segment GTGGCTCCATCAAACGTGCGCCGTTATATGGATTAACGAAACGTCCCGGCTCAAAATCTTCACTCAGAAACGGCTCACTAATATCCTCAATCAAATCGGCAATGAATTCATTTTCTCGAATTCGCTCATCGATTTTGTGCGCTACCCATTTCCATTCACTGATGCGCCGATTGTCCAACTCAACGGTTAATTCACCTACCTGGTTACCATCTTCGCCTTCTTCCACAATCAGTGTCTTTCCACCATTAGGCGTATTCACCACAATTGGGACTGCCGTTTCCTCATGCATATCAGACGAAAAAATAATGTCGATGCCGTCATAGCGTTCGGCATTCCAGATATTCTCGGCTAGCCCGGCTTCCGATAACAGAATCACCAAATCGACATTTCTTTCATTGCGCAGTAAATCAACATAGTAAGGAATCTCCGGCGGAATCACTTTTTCTTCCGGAGTGCCGGCATTTATAGTTGTACCCTTACATGCACTGAACTCAACGCCTTTGGTAATATCAGAACTCACTATCGTCGGTCCGCGGTTCGTCGTACAACCAAATATACCTAGCTTCACACCATTAACCGTAAAGATACGAAATGGCTGCACCAGATTTTCACCAACCACTTTGTTGTTATAAGGTTCACCGCCTGTGTAAAACGCATTCGCTGCAACCGTGTTCCAATTTGCTCGAGGATTCTCGCCACCAAAGAAATACAAAAAGCGATCAACGCCGTAGGCAAATTCCCAGTTCCCCGGCGTGAACACATCGATTCCGAAACGATTTACGACATCAACGAGTGCTTGGCCTCGCGTGAATGTCGCCTCAGGACCACCGGCAATCGTGTCTCCGGTATGCACATGAAAACTGAAAGCTGTACTTCGTCGAATGTTTTGAACCACGGTATAGACTCGCGCCAGTCCACCTTCCAAAAGACCATTACTATCAGCGCGAAAATTGGGATGAGGGTGTAGTGACCCGTGAAAGTCACCGGTATGAATAAAGGTTATACGTCTTTCACCATCAGAAGCGACCTCCGCATCATCATCGGATCTGCCAACTTGACGATCACGAGTATCTGATCCAGAAGTAAACAACGGCGGCGATTCACAAGACGTGAAGAAACTGAGCCCACAAATACATAGACTCGCCATCCCTAAGCGAATACAAAATCCCATCCCTCTCCACACAGCGTCGCGCTTGTGTCCTGATTTTTAGTTAATTGTTATGAAACGATAATCTGAATGATTAAATAGAAACAGTGATGTTATTCTGTAAGACCGTGAAGCGTTTTTGAAAAGTATAGAACAAAAAAAAGAAATTTCGATTTAAAAGATTTTTTTACGCATATAAACCCCGGCAGGGTACCGGGGCTGTTTTGAATATCTGAATTTAGTGTGTTGCTACAGCCGCAAAATCGTTAAGGGTTCTGGTGATATTGTCGGCCTCATGACCACACTCAATCACGCCAAACGAATTCACAGGGGTATCAGGAATCTGATAGAACACGACGACCTCACCGTTGCCATTCTGTCGTATGAGTGTTTGCAACGGTTCATCTTTGCGCATGCCTTTATGACACTCACCGATACGCGTCCCATAAAACGGGTTGGCGAAAACCACTTTGGCCTCGGGCTTGCCCGTGATGGGATTGGTGGCAACTTCTTTACGAAACACCTGGACACCGGCTTTTTGTAGGCCTGCGATATAGCGCTCCAGGGTTTGATCCACCGAATATCGGCTTTCCAGCTCCGCTTCTCTGGCTTCCACCGACGTGGCTAACAATCCTAATAGAATAAAAAATAAGTGTTTTGGCATAAACGACCTCCCATTTCACTGATTCTTGTTGTTGGGAATCTCAGATTCAACCTCTCAAAAAGCAGACAGCTGCACAAACAACTGTTTTCCCGCTTTCGGGTGCAACCAGATTTTTGAATTATTCAGAGACTCCACAGGCAACCTGCACCGGAATATGATCACGTTGGCCGGTCACGCGGTTGTCAGCATCAAGATAGACCATATTGGGCTTGAAATGCAAAACCTCGCTCTCCTCCAGCTCCGCATAGGCGCAAATAATGATGCGATCGCCGGGGGTGGCCTTATGGGCCGCCGCGCCATTGATGGAAATAATGCGTGAACCATGCTCCGCGCGGATGGCATAGGTGATAAACCGCTCGCCATTGCTTACGTTATAGATGTGTATCTGCTCGTATTCCATGATGCCGGCCAGATCGAGCAAATCGCCATCGATCGCACAAGAACCCTCGTAGTCGAGTTCGGCGTGGGTTACACAGGCACGGTGTAACTTGGTCTTGAGCATGTGAAGTCGCATCTGCTTTCCGAGTATCCTGAAAAAGGCGTAAGTATGCCTATTTAGGCCTGTATCTTCAACGACAGGCGCAGGTTGTCGATGAGGCGGGTATTACCCAGTTTTGCCGCCGCCAGCAGGACAAGCTCCTGTTCTTGTCCGCGCGCGCTCACAGTTTGCAAGGTTTCTGCCGATCGCAGCTCAAAATACTCGGGTTTGAGTCCACGATTCGCTATATCGCTCAGCGAGTTAGCCAGAATTTGCTCGATCGGTGTGTCACTTTCTTTGATCGACTCACTCGCACTACGCAAGGTCTGAAAAATTATTTCCGCCACATGGCGCTGTTCCTCGCTCAAATACCCGTTGCGGGAACTCATGGCCAGCCCCGATTTCTCCCGATGCGTGGGCATACCAACAATTTCCACTGGCATAAACAAATCTTCCGCCATGCGGCGAATCAGGAAGAGCTGTTGGAAATCCTTCTCGCCGAACACCGCCACATCGGGCTGGACTATAGTGAAAAGCTTGGCCACGACGGTGGTTACGCCCTGAAAATGTCCTGGTCGGGAAGCGCCACACAAGATATCACCAAGAGAGGGCACATATACCTGGGTGGAAACTTCCTTGCCGGCGGGATACATGGCCTGCGTGTCTGGAAAAAAAATGGCATCCACACCAAATGGTGCG is part of the Gammaproteobacteria bacterium genome and harbors:
- a CDS encoding 5'-nucleotidase C-terminal domain-containing protein, giving the protein MGFCIRLGMASLCICGLSFFTSCESPPLFTSGSDTRDRQVGRSDDDAEVASDGERRITFIHTGDFHGSLHPHPNFRADSNGLLEGGLARVYTVVQNIRRSTAFSFHVHTGDTIAGGPEATFTRGQALVDVVNRFGIDVFTPGNWEFAYGVDRFLYFFGGENPRANWNTVAANAFYTGGEPYNNKVVGENLVQPFRIFTVNGVKLGIFGCTTNRGPTIVSSDITKGVEFSACKGTTINAGTPEEKVIPPEIPYYVDLLRNERNVDLVILLSEAGLAENIWNAERYDGIDIIFSSDMHEETAVPIVVNTPNGGKTLIVEEGEDGNQVGELTVELDNRRISEWKWVAHKIDERIRENEFIADLIEDISEPFLSEDFEPGRFVNPYNGARLMEPLDKVIGYTDIPIERNAFSNAANPALLEGTGHDLIADAFRVMTGAQIGAIRGFRYTNSIAPGPITYGDLYHYIPIGPMVAVAEIRGAQLNGQIENSANSCMDPDVTNWLGGWLFNFSGITFDINPYLTLERSPISAGRAFNLMLDNNSDGIGDVPVSDSDASTYYSYASYFYLNSPDMVNRISIDEEKIAGIKVLAKGNNDELILLSPAEITPENVVGAVEVVARYLKTLPDRRITSENLPFPRIKLVGDLPLPDTTKKFGFPVIEPLYGMDPSKY
- a CDS encoding aspartate 1-decarboxylase; its protein translation is MRLHMLKTKLHRACVTHAELDYEGSCAIDGDLLDLAGIMEYEQIHIYNVSNGERFITYAIRAEHGSRIISINGAAAHKATPGDRIIICAYAELEESEVLHFKPNMVYLDADNRVTGQRDHIPVQVACGVSE
- the panC gene encoding pantoate--beta-alanine ligase, which gives rise to MEILQDPLSMQSWSLEQKARGQILGFVPTMGNLHDGHLSLVEEARRRCARVVVSIFVNPLQFSAGEDFDKYPRTFEQDRDKLAPFGVDAIFFPDTQAMYPAGKEVSTQVYVPSLGDILCGASRPGHFQGVTTVVAKLFTIVQPDVAVFGEKDFQQLFLIRRMAEDLFMPVEIVGMPTHREKSGLAMSSRNGYLSEEQRHVAEIIFQTLRSASESIKESDTPIEQILANSLSDIANRGLKPEYFELRSAETLQTVSARGQEQELVLLAAAKLGNTRLIDNLRLSLKIQA